A single window of Drosophila suzukii chromosome 3, CBGP_Dsuzu_IsoJpt1.0, whole genome shotgun sequence DNA harbors:
- the LOC108012804 gene encoding zinc finger matrin-type protein 4 — protein MSSPGFLSDFHIPHLAPGATPYDPMDATLDESPPPPEISSGSRLVAPGKQTANPNSGSPRAPMKRKAEPMEEDSSEADNKLVLFPGRDESYPEELNRLIGPLHCELCKVQVTSRKCARDHYESKAHDRHISAWLAKNYTEAGLQAPPVKRLAKQGPTGPNAFHCDLCDLDLTSSMHARQHYLGRKHKLVEQRVSKPSGAGHYDAAGKWVRTGSKLEGDGVNPSDGRHGIGSLFLQAENSAQDAPAAEVPPPESPIKSDDKERTCSLCKIVVTSAPQMQIHLAGARHQKNMKAAGQDQSAESGDVTLPEAPPAPAEKLSPQELAMYRTPIGQYYCQPCNMMMNHVTTLQQHLIGKKHLKTAKNLPQTENTA, from the coding sequence ATGAGCTCCCCTGGATTTCTGAGTGACTTCCACATTCCGCACTTGGCGCCGGGGGCAACCCCATATGATCCGATGGACGCAACTCTTGACGAATCACCGCCACCGCCGGAAATTTCTTCCGGGAGCCGTCTGGTGGCGCCTGGAAAACAAACGGCCAATCCGAATTCTGGTTCCCCGAGAGCACCCATGAAACGGAAGGCTGAGCCGATGGAGGAGGACTCTTCGGAGGCGGACAACAAGTTGGTCTTGTTTCCCGGGCGCGACGAGAGTTATCCGGAGGAACTGAACCGTCTGATTGGCCCGCTGCACTGCGAGCTGTGCAAGGTGCAGGTTACCTCCCGGAAGTGCGCCCGGGATCACTACGAGTCGAAGGCCCACGACCGCCACATCAGCGCCTGGCTGGCCAAGAACTACACGGAGGCGGGTCTGCAGGCTCCCCCGGTGAAACGCCTGGCCAAGCAGGGACCCACCGGCCCCAACGCCTTCCACTGCGACTTGTGCGACCTGGATCTCACCTCCTCAATGCACGCCCGCCAGCATTACCTGGGCCGTAAGCACAAGCTGGTGGAGCAGCGCGTCTCGAAGCCCTCGGGAGCCGGGCACTACGATGCAGCCGGCAAGTGGGTGCGCACGGGCAGCAAGCTCGAGGGGGATGGAGTGAACCCCTCTGATGGGCGCCATGGGATCGGAAGTCTGTTCCTCCAAGCGGAGAACTCGGCCCAAGATGCTCCAGCTGCGGAAGTACCTCCTCCGGAGAGCCCAATTAAGTCGGACGACAAGGAGCGCACTTGCAGCCTGTGCAAAATAGTGGTAACTTCGGCTCCCCAAATGCAGATCCACTTGGCGGGGGCCAGGCACCAGAAAAACATGAAAGCTGCTGGCCAGGATCAGTCAGCAGAATCAGGAGATGTCACTCTTCCGGAGGCGCCCCCGGCTCCAGCCGAGAAGCTAAGCCCCCAGGAACTGGCCATGTATCGCACACCAATTGGCCAGTACTACTGCCAGCCCTGCAACATGATGATGAAT